The following DNA comes from Geothrix edaphica.
GCTCAGGGCGCCTCTCGGCGCCCTGAGTTATTCCTGCGCCTTGGGCGCAGGCATTGTCGTAATGGCGACGGCATCCGAATCACCACGCCCCACCGCCAGGATGGGGAACCGCGGCGGTTCGCCCCACATGCCGTCGCCGCGGATGAGGGCGCTGTGGAAGACGCCCCAGTAGGCCAGGCTGTCGGTGCTGCGGGGGTCCAGGAGGTAGAAGGCCAGGCGGCCCAGGGGCTGGTCGAGTGGGATGTAGAGGGCGCGGTCCAGGTCTTCCGGCGCCCAGGCCAGCTGCAGCTTCTTCGCAGCGGGATCGGCCCTCCAGGCCCCTTGGAGTTCGAGGGTGAACACGCCCTGGTAGGCGGAAGCGGACAGCTTGCGGCTGGTCTCATGGAAATGCAGGACGGCCAGGCCCCGCTGCCTCGCGCTCCCCTTCAGCACCTTCAGGCCATGGGCCTGGAGCAGCGGCAGCACCGTGGGGGCATAGGCCGGGTCCACCAGGTAGCCCGCCGGAACCGTCACGAAGTCCTGGCCCTCGAAGCCCACGAAGCTGGGCAGTTCCAGGTGCGTGCGGCTCTTCTCGCCCACCAGGCGGCCCTTCTCGTCGCGGATGGGGTCCACCCAGTCGAACGCTGCACGTTCGACCTGTTTCAGCTTCGCTGAAAGCGGAAGGGACACGGGCCCCTTCTTCCAGGCCTCCAGCCATCGGGCCTGGGCCCCCTGGATCTGGCCCCGGATTTCGCCGCGGTGCTCCGCCATCCAGGTCAGGCAGGCCAGCACGAAGCGGCGGGTGTCGGCGATGCGGTCGGGCCAGCTGCGGTAGACGTAGCTCTCGGAGAGCACCGCCAGGCGGTTGCGCAGGGCGGGATAGTTCGTCAGCAGCCGGGGGTGGGCATCGTAAGTCTCCCAGGCCGTGGGCGGCTTCTCCGGTGTGGGCCGGTAGGGCACGAAGTTGCCGTAGTCGTAGGTGGGCATGCCTTCGGCCTTCAGCTGCTCCCGCACCGCCACGAGCATCGCCCGGTTGAAGGCCAGCAGGTCTCCGTCCGCCCCCAGGGTGCAGGCCGGCCCATGGGTGAGGTGGAAACCGTGGGTGCTGCCGTTGGTGGTGTGCAGGTCCAGCACCGCCGCGGGATCGAAGTCGCCCAGCATGGCCAGGAGCCAGCGGGTGTTGGGCGCGGCAGCCTTCATGAGGTCGCGGTTGAGGTCCAGGCCCAGGGCGTTCTCGCGCCGGCCCACGCCGCTTTCCGTCGGGTTGGGCTGCCAGGGCCGGATGGCGGGATCCAGGGCGTCCGTGCCGTCGGCGTTGTAGGCGGGCATTACCACCAGGTCGAGGTCGCGCCGCAGACCCGGGTGCTTCCCCTGGAGCAGCTCGCGGAGGATCTGCTGGATGGCCTCCTTGCCTTCCACCTCCCCGGCATGGATGTTGGCGTTCACGAAGACCCGCAGCGGATCCCGCCCGTTTCCCCGCAGGCGCCAGGCCAGGAGGGGCTTGCCGGTCTCCGTGGTGCGGGGGGCGCCCTTGGGCTGGTAGGGCTCCAGCCCCGGCGCCTGCTTCCGCAGAGCCTCCATGAAGGCCCGGACCTCAGCCACCGTGGAGGTCCGCTTCAGCTGCGTGCGTTCAGGAACGGTCTGGGGCCACCCGGCGAGAAGGCTTGTCCCCGCCAGGGCCCACAGCAGGCGCCGCATGGGATCAGCGCCCGGTGAAGGAACTGTCCGCCGCGGAGGGCATCTCGGGCCCCGCCTTCGCGGGACCGCCGAAGAGGCCCTTGTTGTAGACCGTGAAGCTGGAGGCCAGGAACAGCACCAGGGCCAGCAGGGCGGAGCCGCGCTTCCCCACCGCCAGGGCCTTGGGCGTCATCTCGGACAGGCCCACCAGCACCAGGACCAGCAGCAGCTTGATGTGCATGTAGTGGCCCTGCTTCAGGGGGTTCTGACCGCCCTGGATCATCATCAGCAGCAGGCCGATGCCGGCGAGGAGGGCCAGCCGGAAGGACCAGGCCACCACCTTGGCCCAGACAGTGGCGGCGAGACCGCGGATCTCCTCGCGCCCCTCCTCGAATCCAGACAGGAGCAGGGCCACCACGGCCGCGCCGCCACCTACGGTGAGGGTCACGAAGTGCAGCCAGCGGAGGAGGTTCACAGCTTCGAGCTTGAGGTTCATGGTTGCCTCTGGAGTAGGAATCCCAGGTTAGCAGCCCTGGTAGGCTCATTGGATCTGGAGGATGTCATGGCCAAGCTGCGCGTCGCCGTCGTGGGTGTGGGTCATCTGGGACAGCACCACGCGAGGATCGCGGCCTCGGCTCCTGGGGCCACCCTGGTGGCCGTGGTGGATCCGGATCCCGCCCGGGGCCCGGAGATCGCCTCGAAGTTCGGTGCCCCCTGGGCCGCCTCCCTGGACCAGGTGCTGGCCGAAGTGGATGCAGTGCAGATTGCCGCTCCCACCGGCTTCCACCATGCCCTCGGCCTCCAGGCCCTGAAGGCCGGCAAGCACGTGCTGATGGAGAAGCCCCTGGCCGCCTCGCTCGACGAGGGCGTGGCCCTGCTGAAGGCCCTGGCCGCGGCCCGCGCCACGAATCCGGGAATCGTGGCCCAGGTGGGCCATCTGGAGCGCTTCAATCCGGCCGTGACGGCCCTCCGCGACCGCGGCTTCAAGCCCCGCTTCCTCGAGGCTGTGCGCGTCTCCCCCTTCCCGGCCCGCAGCCTCGAGGTGGACGTGGTGATGGACGTGATGATCCACGACCTGGACCTGCTCCGTGCCCTGGTGGGCCGGCCCGTGCTGGATGTGGAGGCTGTGGGCGTGCCCGTGCTGACGCCCTACGCGGATCTCGTGAATGCCCGCCTGAAGTTCGAGGGCGGCGCCTTCGCCACCGTCACCGCCAGCCGGGTGGCCCGCAAGAAGGAGCGCACTCTCCGCGCCTTCGGAGACAAGGAGTACGCCAGCCTCGACTTTGCCGCCCAGAAGCTGGAGATCCTCCGGCTGGTCATGGGCCCCGACGGCCCGCAGGTCCACCCCGAGACGGCCGACATCGAAGAGGGCGAACCCCTGCGCCTGGAGATCGAGGCCTTCCACGCCGCCTGCCTGGGCCAGGGCACCGAGGGCGTCACCTGGGAGGAGGGCCAGGAGGCCATGCGCGTGGCCGACCAGGTACAGAAGGCCGTGGCGAAGAGCCTGGCAGAGATCCAGAAAGGTTGAATTTCCTTGTAGTCATAGAACCAACCCAAAACACACGCAGAGGGTCGCCGAGATGGCCGAGAACGCGGAGAAAGAGAAAAAGAACAGGACCATCCCTCTGTGCCCTCCGCTTCCTCTGCGACCCTCTGCGTGAGTGGTTTCCCGCCGTGCATCGGTCATCGAGCGTACCTGGTATGAGCCGCTTCTACGACCTCGCCTCCCTGGCCAAGCCCCTGGTGACGGCACCGCTGGCGCTGGCCTACCTGGACCTGGATGCAGACCGGCGCTGGGCCCTGGGGTTCCATGATCGGGAGACCCCTCTCACAGTGCGGCAGCTGCTGTCCCACAGCTCGGGCCTGCCACCCTGGCGGCCCTTCACCGGTGAACCTCTGGCCGCGCAGCTCCGTCGCCCGGTCCCGGACCACCCCCTGCTCCGTCCCGCCACGCCCGGGCTGGCCACCTATTCGGACCTGAACTACCGCCTGCTGGCGGAGCTGCTGGTTGCCGAGACTGGTGTGCCCTTCGCGCGGCTGGGCGCGGCTTCGGGCCTGAGTCCCGCGCCCTGGCGGGAGGTCCCGGAGGTGCTTCCGGATGCGCCGGATGCGGAGGCCTGGCGGCTGGCCACGGAACGGCCCCTGCCGCCGCGCGGCGCGCATCTGCCCCAGGATGCCAACGCGCGCGCCGGCATGCCCGGCCACGCCGGCTACGGCACCACAGCCCCCCAGCTGGAAGCGGCCCTCACGTGCTGGGTGGCCGCCGGCTGGCCGGACCGCATGGCGGTGGAGGCCGCGGCCGGCGAGAATGCCGCCCGCTGGGGCCTGGGCCTCCAGGTGCTCTTGGGGGGCAGCGGACATTTTGGACAGCTGCTGTCGCGACTCCCTCAGGGCCCCGGCATCCATGTCCTCGAAGACCCCACGCAGGCGGTGCCCACTGTGATACCCGCTCCCGACCCCGATGCCGGCGTGCCCTCCGGCTGGTGGTTCCACCTGGGCTACACCGGTCCCGCCCTCTTCTACCGGCCTGGGGATCGCAGCTGCGTCGCCCTGCTCCTCCACCGGGGAGGGCCGGGTGGCCTGATGCTCGACGCCGAGGCGCTGCGGGCCCGGCGCTGGGAGGCCCTCGCCCGATTCGTGGGACAATGGGGCGGATGAAGCCCCTCCTCGTTCCCGCCCTGATCCTGTCGGTCGCTTCCGCCCCTGCCGCCCAGCCCCCGCTGAGGATCGGCCTCGACACCCAGGCCACGGAATGGATCGTGTCACTGGAAGGCGGCGGCCAGGTCTGCGACCGCGCCGGGAAACCCCTGCTGAAGCTGGCCCCGGACGAAAAGCTGCGCATCTGGTGGGACAGCCGCGGCGCCTCGGATCCCACCAGCGAGTACCGCATCCAGGTGGGCCGCCCCCTGGCCGCCGGCGAGGCGGAGGCCCTGATGAAGCGCCTGAAGACGCTCGGTGAGCCGGCGGACCGCGTGAGGGTGCCCGATGCGGATACCTGGCGCGTGCTGACCGGCCACTTCCCCGAGGCGCCCAAGGCCGAGCCCCTGCTCCAGAAGCTCCAGGACCTGGGGTACGACGAGCTGTGGGTGGCCACCGAGCCCCGCGACAGCCAGCCCCGCAAGGGCCGCGCCCTCTACGCCGTCAGCGATCGCTATGAGCGGCGCGCCCTGCCCCTCGGCGGCGTGTGGCTGAGACCCGCGGGCGAGCTGACCAGCCTCCAGGGCAAGGGCCGCTACCGGGGCAAGGTGGAGATCTTCCCCAACGCCCAGGGCCGCCTGACGGTGGTGAACACCCTGGATCTGGAGACCTACCTCCGTGGCGTGGTGCCCAAGGAGATGGGCGCCTGGGAGTTCCCCTCCCTCGAGGCGCTGAAGGCCCAGGCCGTGGCGGCCCGCACCTACGCCGTGGCCAACCGCGGCAAGCGTGCGGCCGACGGTTTCGACATGGGCGACACCGTGGCCGACCAGGTCTACGGCGGGCGCGACGGCGAGCAGCTCCTCACCGACCGGGCCATCCAGGAGACGGAAGGCCTGTTCGCCACCTACGGCGGCAAGCCCATCCTGGCCCTCTTCATGGCGAACTGCGGCGGCCACACGGTGGACGTGTCCCAGGTCTTCGGCGGCGATGCCCCCTACCTGAAGGCCGCCCCATGCTATCCCGCCAAGCCCCTCACCCTGCCCTTCACGTCCGGCGCGCCCATCACGGCGGAGGCCCAGCAGTCCTGGCTCAGCTGGGAGCTGCTGAGGCTGGCGGCCGGCATCGTGCCCGTGGAGTGGCTCAGCGGCGACCGCCTGGCCCGCCCCGCCACGACGGAGGACCTGGCCGCCCCGGTGCTGGCCCTCCAGCAGCGCCTCGGCCTCGATCCGGCGCCCCTGTCCCGGAACGGCCATCTGGTGCTCGCCCTGGCCCGGGCCCTGGGCCTCCACACTGTGGTGGAAGGCCAGGAGCGCCCCCAGGACGCCGCGTACTTCCTGCCGCCCGAGGTGCCTGCCGGCGATCGCCTGCTGGCCGCCTTCCTCACCCGGAGGGGCATCGTCCCCGCGGCCCTCTGGACCGCCAAGGAGCCCCCCGCCCTTCGCCAGGCCCTCCTGGCCCTGGGCCGGATGTGGCAGGACCTGGATCCCCTGACCCCCGGGGAAGGCGCCCTGCTGATGGACCGGCAGGTGCGCCGGAAGCGGGGCGGCCCTGAGCCCCTGGCCCTCTCCCCGAGGCTGATTCTCGCGGAGGAGGCGCCGGATGGCAGCCTGCGCCTGCTGCCGAAGGCCGACATCCAGGTGGGCGACCGCCTGAAGTGGATCTCCGCCGAGGACGGCTCCGCCGCGGTGCTGGTGCGGCGGCTCGATCCCGATGGCGCCGCCTGGGACCGCTACAACCCCACCGCCCACTGGCGCGTGGAATATACCGAGGCCGACCTACTGGCCCTGGTGAGGAAGCGCATCAAGGTCTCCGGCATCCGCGAGCTCAGGGCCCAGCACAACGAGGAGGGCCGGGTGCTGGACCTGGCGCTGATCGACAGCCAGGGGGCCGCCCACCGGGTGCGCGGCATGCACATCCGCGGCCTCCTGGGTCTCAAGGACAACGTGTTCCGCTTCCTCACCCTGGGCCAGGGCGCCCGGCGCCGCTGGGTGTTCTACGGGCGGGGCTGGGGCCATGGGGTGGGCATGTGCCAGACCGGCGCCTATGGCATGGCGCTGGAGGGGGCCACCTTCCAGCAGATCCTTTCGCACTACTACCCCGGGACCGATCTGCGTAAGGTCGATTGATTTTCAACCTCAGGGTCTGTTTTCAAAGTGGATGCGAGCCGCGACGCCGTCCAGCCGCGCACATGGCAAGGCGGAGACCGAAGGGCGATGCGGGACATCGTTCGAGGTCGCCAACGCAGCCAGGGGTGCGGCTGGGCGACGTCCCGGAGGGCAAGGGGCGGCGCCCGGCGCGATGCTGCGTCAAGCTCCTCGTCGATAGTGCCGCTATCGCCTTCGTCGCTTTCCTGGCCTCGCTTGGGCGGCGCCCCTTGCGCGGCCACACCCCACTTTGAAAACAGACCCTAAAATCTCTTTCAGGGATTGACGAACCCCCGGCATCGCCCCAGGTTTGCCTTCCTGGGGGAGGTATGTCTCTGGATGCCTGGATTCTCGGCGCGCCGCTGAAGGTGCTGCGGCAGGAGGACCATC
Coding sequences within:
- a CDS encoding M14 family zinc carboxypeptidase, with translation MRRLLWALAGTSLLAGWPQTVPERTQLKRTSTVAEVRAFMEALRKQAPGLEPYQPKGAPRTTETGKPLLAWRLRGNGRDPLRVFVNANIHAGEVEGKEAIQQILRELLQGKHPGLRRDLDLVVMPAYNADGTDALDPAIRPWQPNPTESGVGRRENALGLDLNRDLMKAAAPNTRWLLAMLGDFDPAAVLDLHTTNGSTHGFHLTHGPACTLGADGDLLAFNRAMLVAVREQLKAEGMPTYDYGNFVPYRPTPEKPPTAWETYDAHPRLLTNYPALRNRLAVLSESYVYRSWPDRIADTRRFVLACLTWMAEHRGEIRGQIQGAQARWLEAWKKGPVSLPLSAKLKQVERAAFDWVDPIRDEKGRLVGEKSRTHLELPSFVGFEGQDFVTVPAGYLVDPAYAPTVLPLLQAHGLKVLKGSARQRGLAVLHFHETSRKLSASAYQGVFTLELQGAWRADPAAKKLQLAWAPEDLDRALYIPLDQPLGRLAFYLLDPRSTDSLAYWGVFHSALIRGDGMWGEPPRFPILAVGRGDSDAVAITTMPAPKAQE
- a CDS encoding Gfo/Idh/MocA family protein; translation: MAKLRVAVVGVGHLGQHHARIAASAPGATLVAVVDPDPARGPEIASKFGAPWAASLDQVLAEVDAVQIAAPTGFHHALGLQALKAGKHVLMEKPLAASLDEGVALLKALAAARATNPGIVAQVGHLERFNPAVTALRDRGFKPRFLEAVRVSPFPARSLEVDVVMDVMIHDLDLLRALVGRPVLDVEAVGVPVLTPYADLVNARLKFEGGAFATVTASRVARKKERTLRAFGDKEYASLDFAAQKLEILRLVMGPDGPQVHPETADIEEGEPLRLEIEAFHAACLGQGTEGVTWEEGQEAMRVADQVQKAVAKSLAEIQKG
- a CDS encoding serine hydrolase domain-containing protein; protein product: MSRFYDLASLAKPLVTAPLALAYLDLDADRRWALGFHDRETPLTVRQLLSHSSGLPPWRPFTGEPLAAQLRRPVPDHPLLRPATPGLATYSDLNYRLLAELLVAETGVPFARLGAASGLSPAPWREVPEVLPDAPDAEAWRLATERPLPPRGAHLPQDANARAGMPGHAGYGTTAPQLEAALTCWVAAGWPDRMAVEAAAGENAARWGLGLQVLLGGSGHFGQLLSRLPQGPGIHVLEDPTQAVPTVIPAPDPDAGVPSGWWFHLGYTGPALFYRPGDRSCVALLLHRGGPGGLMLDAEALRARRWEALARFVGQWGG
- a CDS encoding SpoIID/LytB domain-containing protein, with product MKPLLVPALILSVASAPAAQPPLRIGLDTQATEWIVSLEGGGQVCDRAGKPLLKLAPDEKLRIWWDSRGASDPTSEYRIQVGRPLAAGEAEALMKRLKTLGEPADRVRVPDADTWRVLTGHFPEAPKAEPLLQKLQDLGYDELWVATEPRDSQPRKGRALYAVSDRYERRALPLGGVWLRPAGELTSLQGKGRYRGKVEIFPNAQGRLTVVNTLDLETYLRGVVPKEMGAWEFPSLEALKAQAVAARTYAVANRGKRAADGFDMGDTVADQVYGGRDGEQLLTDRAIQETEGLFATYGGKPILALFMANCGGHTVDVSQVFGGDAPYLKAAPCYPAKPLTLPFTSGAPITAEAQQSWLSWELLRLAAGIVPVEWLSGDRLARPATTEDLAAPVLALQQRLGLDPAPLSRNGHLVLALARALGLHTVVEGQERPQDAAYFLPPEVPAGDRLLAAFLTRRGIVPAALWTAKEPPALRQALLALGRMWQDLDPLTPGEGALLMDRQVRRKRGGPEPLALSPRLILAEEAPDGSLRLLPKADIQVGDRLKWISAEDGSAAVLVRRLDPDGAAWDRYNPTAHWRVEYTEADLLALVRKRIKVSGIRELRAQHNEEGRVLDLALIDSQGAAHRVRGMHIRGLLGLKDNVFRFLTLGQGARRRWVFYGRGWGHGVGMCQTGAYGMALEGATFQQILSHYYPGTDLRKVD